A window from Chroicocephalus ridibundus chromosome 11, bChrRid1.1, whole genome shotgun sequence encodes these proteins:
- the RBM22 gene encoding pre-mRNA-splicing factor RBM22 produces MSTSLGSNTYNRQNWEDADFPILCQTCLGENPYIRMTKEKYGKECKICARPFTVFRWCPGVRMRFKKTEVCQTCSKLKNVCQTCLLDLEYGLPIQVRDAGLSLKDEMPKSDVNKEYYTQNMEREISNSDGTRPVGALGKATSTSDMLLKLARTTPYYKRNRPHICSFWVKGECKRGEECPYRHEKPTDPDDPLADQNIKDRYYGINDPVADKLLKRASTMPRLDPPDDKTITTLYVGGLGDTITESDLRNHFYQFGEIRTITVVQRQQCAFIQFATRQAAEVAAEKSFNKLIVNGRRLNVKWGRSQAARGKEKDKEGTTESGIKLEPVPGLPGALPPPPAAEEEASANYFNLPPSGPPAVVNIALPPPPGIAPPPPPGFGPHMFHAMGPPPPFMRAPGPIHYPSQDPQRMGAHAGKHSSP; encoded by the exons ATGTCGACGTCGCTGGGTTCCAACACCTACAACCGGCAGAATTGGGAAGACGCG GATTTCCCTATTCTGTGCCAGACATGTCTTGGAGAAAACCCATATATTCGAATG accAAAGAAAAATATGGGAAAGAATGCAag ATTTGTGCCAGGCCTTTCACAGTATTTCGCTGGTGCCCTGGTGTTCGTATGCgtttcaagaaaacagaagtatgTCAGACATGCAGCAAGCTGAAGAACGTCTGTCAGACCTGCCTGCTTGACCTGGAATATG GTTTGCCTATTCAAGTTCGGGATGCAGGACTCTCCCTTAAGGATGAAATGCCGAAGTCTGATGTCAATAAAGAGTACTACACTCAGAACATGGAACGAGAG ATATCCAATTCTGATGGCACCAGACCAGTTGGTGCACTGGGAAAAGCTACTTCCACCAGTGACATGCTGCTGAAGCTGGCTCGGACCACTCCTTACTATAAACGCAACCGTCCTCACATCTGTTCCTTCTGGGTGAAAGGAGAATGCAAGAGAGGAGAAGAGTGTCCCTACAG ACACGAGAAACCTACAGATCCAGATGATCCGCTGGCTGATCAGAACATCAAAGATCGTTACTATGGAATTAACGATCCTGTGGCTGATAAACTTCTGAAGCGAGCGTCAACCATGCCTCGTCTAGACCCCCCTGACGACAAGACTATTACTACACTGTATGTTGGAGGGCTTGGAGATACTATCACTGAATCAGATCTCAG aaaTCACTTCTACCAGTTTGGGGAGATTCGGACAATAACTGTAGTGCAGAGGCAACAGTGTGCTTTCATCCAGTTTGCCACCCGGCAAGCTGCGGAAGTGGCTGCTGAGAAATCCTTCAACAAACTCATTGTCAATGGTCGCAGGCTCAATGTCAAATGGGGAAG GTCCCaggcagcaagaggaaaagaaaaggacaaggaaggtACTACAGAATCTGGGATAAAGCTGGAGCCAGTTCCAGGACTTCCCGGAG ctctcccccctcctccagctgcagaagaggaggcttcTGCAAATTACTTCAACCTACCTCCAAGTGGCCCTCCAGCCGTGGTTAACATTGCCTTGCCACCTCCTCCTGGCATTGCTCCGCCACCGCCTCCAG GTTTCGGACCACACATGTTCCACGCCATGGGGCCCCCGCCTCCCTTCATGAGAGCCCCGGGCCCCATTCACTACCCCTCTCAAGATCCCCAGAGGATGGGTGCCCACGCGGGAAAGCACAGCAGCCCCTAG
- the DCTN4 gene encoding dynactin subunit 4 isoform X1 has translation MASLLQSERVLYLVRGEKEMRAPLSQLYFCRYCSELRSLECVSHEVDSHYCPSCLENMPSAEAKLKKNRCANCFDCPCCMHTLSTRATSIPAPLPDDPAKTTMKKAYYLACGFCRWTSRDVGMADKSVASGGWQEPENPHTQRINKLVEYYQQLAQKEKIERDRKKLVRRRNYMPLAFSQHTIHVVDKYGLGTRLQRQRPGAPISALAGLSLKEGEDQKEIKIEPADAVEEVEPLPEDYYTRPINLTEVTTLRQRLLQPDFQPICASQLYPRHKHLLIKRSLRCRKCEHNLSKPEFNPTSIKFKIQLVAVNYIPEVRIMSIPNLRYMKESQVLLTLTNPVENITHVTLLECEEGDPDNINSTAKVAVPPKELILAGKDAAAEYDELAEPQDFQDDPDVIAFRKANKVGVFIKVTPQKEEGEVTVSFKMKHEFKNLAAPIRPSEDGEHTSEVIWLTHHVELSLGPVLP, from the exons ATGGCGTCGCTGCTGCAGTCGGAGCGGGTGCTGTACCTGGTGCGCGGCGAGAAGGAGATGCGGGCGCCGCTGTCGCAGCTGTACTTCTGCCGGTACTGCAGCGAGCTCCGCTCCCTGGAGTGCGTCTCGCACGAG GTGGACTCTCACTACTGCCCCAGCTGCCTGGAAAACATGCCTTCAGCTGAagccaagctgaaaaaaaatag GTGTGCCAACTGCTTTGACTGCCCCTGCTGCATGCACACCCTTTCCACTCGGGCCACGAGCATtcctgctccactccctgatgacCCGGCCAAGACTACCATGAAGAAAGCATATTACTTGGCCTGTGGATTTTGCCGCTGGACTTCCCGGGACGTGGGCATGGCAGACAAGTCTGTTG CTAGTGGTGGCTGGCAGGAGCCGGAGAATCCTCACACACAGAGG ATTAACAAACTGGTAGAGTACTACCAGCAGTTGGCCCAGAAGGAGAAGATTGAGCGGGACCGGAAGAAGCTGGTGCGGCGCCGAAACTACATGCCCCTGGCCTTTTCG CAACACACTATACACGTAGTG GACAAATATGGCTTGGGAACCAGGCTTCAACGCCAGAGGCCCGGAGCACCGATCAGTGCCCTCGCTGGACTCTC GCTGAAAGAAGGAGAGGACCAGAAGGAGATCAAAATTGAGCCAGCTGACGCAGTGGAAGAAGTGGAACCTCTTCCTGAGGATTACTACACAAGACCGATCAATCTGACAGAAG TGACGACTCTGCGTCAGCGTCTGCTGCAGCCTGACTTCCAGCCGATCTGTGCTTCCCAACTCTACCCACGTCATAAGCATCTCCTGATCAAACGCTCGCTGCGCTGTCGG AAATGTGAACATAACCTGAGCAAACCAGAATTTAATCCAACATCTATCAAATTCAAGATCCAGCTGGTTGCTGT TAACTATATCCCTGAAGTGAGAATCATGTCTATTCCCAACCTGCGCTACATGAAG GAGAGCCAAGTCCTGCTGACTCTGACCAATCCAGTGGAGAACATCACACATGTCACACTGCTGGAGTGTGAGGAAGGAGACCCTGACAACATCAACAGCACTGCCAAG GTGGCAGTTCCTCCCAAGGAGCTTATTCTGGCTGGCAAAGACGCTGCGGCAGAATATGATGAGCTGGCAGAGCCTCAAGACTTCCAGGATGACCCTGA CGTTATTGCCTTCAGAAAAGCCAACAAGGTAGGAGTTTTCATCAAGGTCACCCCGCAGAAAGAGGAGGGCGAAGTGACCGTGAGTTTCAAGATGAAGCACGAATTTAAAAACCTCGCTGCTCCAATCCGGCCCAGCGAGGATGGCGAGCACACCTCTGAGGTCATCTGGCTCACCCATCACGTGGAGCTCAGCCTCGGCCCAGTGCTCCCATAA
- the SMIM3 gene encoding small integral membrane protein 3: protein MDLSDPTDPAALPTHILDIWAIVLIILATILIMTALVLCPATAVIIYRVRTHPTRNGIV from the coding sequence ATGGACCTCTCTGACCCTACAGATCCCGCCGCCCTCCCCACGCACATCCTGGACATCTGGGCCATCGTCTTGATCATCCTGGCTACCATCCTCATCATGACGGCTCTGGTGCTCTGCCCGGCCACTGCCGTCATCATCTATCGGGTACGGACTCACCCCACACGCAATGGCATCGTGTGA
- the DCTN4 gene encoding dynactin subunit 4 isoform X2 — MASLLQSERVLYLVRGEKEMRAPLSQLYFCRYCSELRSLECVSHEVDSHYCPSCLENMPSAEAKLKKNRCANCFDCPCCMHTLSTRATSIPAPLPDDPAKTTMKKAYYLACGFCRWTSRDVGMADKSVASGGWQEPENPHTQRINKLVEYYQQLAQKEKIERDRKKLVRRRNYMPLAFSDKYGLGTRLQRQRPGAPISALAGLSLKEGEDQKEIKIEPADAVEEVEPLPEDYYTRPINLTEVTTLRQRLLQPDFQPICASQLYPRHKHLLIKRSLRCRKCEHNLSKPEFNPTSIKFKIQLVAVNYIPEVRIMSIPNLRYMKESQVLLTLTNPVENITHVTLLECEEGDPDNINSTAKVAVPPKELILAGKDAAAEYDELAEPQDFQDDPDVIAFRKANKVGVFIKVTPQKEEGEVTVSFKMKHEFKNLAAPIRPSEDGEHTSEVIWLTHHVELSLGPVLP, encoded by the exons ATGGCGTCGCTGCTGCAGTCGGAGCGGGTGCTGTACCTGGTGCGCGGCGAGAAGGAGATGCGGGCGCCGCTGTCGCAGCTGTACTTCTGCCGGTACTGCAGCGAGCTCCGCTCCCTGGAGTGCGTCTCGCACGAG GTGGACTCTCACTACTGCCCCAGCTGCCTGGAAAACATGCCTTCAGCTGAagccaagctgaaaaaaaatag GTGTGCCAACTGCTTTGACTGCCCCTGCTGCATGCACACCCTTTCCACTCGGGCCACGAGCATtcctgctccactccctgatgacCCGGCCAAGACTACCATGAAGAAAGCATATTACTTGGCCTGTGGATTTTGCCGCTGGACTTCCCGGGACGTGGGCATGGCAGACAAGTCTGTTG CTAGTGGTGGCTGGCAGGAGCCGGAGAATCCTCACACACAGAGG ATTAACAAACTGGTAGAGTACTACCAGCAGTTGGCCCAGAAGGAGAAGATTGAGCGGGACCGGAAGAAGCTGGTGCGGCGCCGAAACTACATGCCCCTGGCCTTTTCG GACAAATATGGCTTGGGAACCAGGCTTCAACGCCAGAGGCCCGGAGCACCGATCAGTGCCCTCGCTGGACTCTC GCTGAAAGAAGGAGAGGACCAGAAGGAGATCAAAATTGAGCCAGCTGACGCAGTGGAAGAAGTGGAACCTCTTCCTGAGGATTACTACACAAGACCGATCAATCTGACAGAAG TGACGACTCTGCGTCAGCGTCTGCTGCAGCCTGACTTCCAGCCGATCTGTGCTTCCCAACTCTACCCACGTCATAAGCATCTCCTGATCAAACGCTCGCTGCGCTGTCGG AAATGTGAACATAACCTGAGCAAACCAGAATTTAATCCAACATCTATCAAATTCAAGATCCAGCTGGTTGCTGT TAACTATATCCCTGAAGTGAGAATCATGTCTATTCCCAACCTGCGCTACATGAAG GAGAGCCAAGTCCTGCTGACTCTGACCAATCCAGTGGAGAACATCACACATGTCACACTGCTGGAGTGTGAGGAAGGAGACCCTGACAACATCAACAGCACTGCCAAG GTGGCAGTTCCTCCCAAGGAGCTTATTCTGGCTGGCAAAGACGCTGCGGCAGAATATGATGAGCTGGCAGAGCCTCAAGACTTCCAGGATGACCCTGA CGTTATTGCCTTCAGAAAAGCCAACAAGGTAGGAGTTTTCATCAAGGTCACCCCGCAGAAAGAGGAGGGCGAAGTGACCGTGAGTTTCAAGATGAAGCACGAATTTAAAAACCTCGCTGCTCCAATCCGGCCCAGCGAGGATGGCGAGCACACCTCTGAGGTCATCTGGCTCACCCATCACGTGGAGCTCAGCCTCGGCCCAGTGCTCCCATAA